In Sphingomonas sp. LR60, the following are encoded in one genomic region:
- a CDS encoding alpha/beta hydrolase yields MTEPTIAVQPFVRPDVATFLSYLNNLPGPRTHQMSVADARAAMRAMCDVADPPREALAVDREVTIPGPGGPLPAQLFDTCAERVAGPAVVFYHGGGWVVGDVTSHASLAAEMARQLDMPVISVDYRLAPEAPFPAAVEDAEAAARWVAASPAELGRTVTGLVLSGDSAGGNLAIVTSVALRDRPAVVPVLVQAPIYPATDATRAYSSFDAFCDGYLLTRETMGWFGGHYRPDPDDARFSPLVGDLSDLPPAVIVAAGLDPLRDQARAYAAALALAGVPVTYQEARGNIHGFATLRRAIPSSQQDLTTFLAAVLAAVATATHDIANAKAAG; encoded by the coding sequence ATGACCGAACCGACCATCGCCGTTCAACCGTTCGTCCGCCCGGACGTCGCAACCTTCCTCAGCTATCTCAACAACCTGCCCGGACCGCGCACGCATCAGATGAGCGTCGCGGACGCGCGCGCCGCTATGCGCGCAATGTGCGACGTCGCCGACCCCCCGCGCGAGGCGCTGGCAGTCGACCGCGAAGTGACGATCCCCGGTCCGGGCGGTCCGTTGCCCGCGCAGTTGTTCGACACTTGCGCCGAGCGCGTCGCCGGTCCGGCGGTCGTCTTCTATCACGGTGGCGGCTGGGTGGTCGGGGACGTCACCAGCCACGCCAGTCTCGCCGCAGAAATGGCGCGGCAACTCGACATGCCGGTGATCTCGGTCGATTATCGGCTGGCGCCGGAAGCTCCTTTTCCTGCCGCGGTGGAGGACGCCGAGGCAGCGGCACGGTGGGTTGCGGCGAGCCCCGCTGAGCTGGGACGAACGGTTACCGGGCTGGTGCTGAGCGGGGACAGTGCCGGCGGTAATCTCGCGATCGTCACCAGCGTGGCGCTGCGCGACCGCCCCGCCGTGGTGCCGGTGCTCGTTCAGGCGCCGATCTATCCGGCAACGGACGCTACCCGCGCCTATTCCTCGTTCGACGCCTTCTGCGACGGCTATCTGCTGACGCGCGAGACAATGGGGTGGTTCGGCGGCCATTACCGTCCCGATCCCGATGACGCGCGTTTCTCGCCGCTTGTCGGGGACTTGAGCGACCTGCCGCCTGCGGTGATCGTTGCGGCCGGACTGGACCCGCTGCGCGATCAGGCGCGCGCCTATGCCGCAGCGCTCGCGCTTGCGGGGGTGCCGGTCACCTATCAGGAGGCACGCGGCAACATCCACGGCTTCGCGACGCTGCGGCGTGCGATCCCGTCGAGCCAACAGGACCTCACGACGTTTCTTGCCGCCGTCCTCGCAGCGGTCGCGACGGCGACGCACGATATCGCAAATGCGAAGGCGGCGGGTTGA
- a CDS encoding RNA pyrophosphohydrolase, producing the protein MTAPDSLPYRPCAGVMLINRDGQVFVGQRIDNVLEAWQMPQGGIDPGEDAQAAATRELWEETGITVDKVTLLDEAPDDFYYDLPPEMIGKVWKGKYRGQRQRWFLFRFDGEDSDIQIDTPHPEFRAWRWAAPADLPQLIVPFKAQLYRDVLAAFAPHLQGGDATPR; encoded by the coding sequence ATGACTGCGCCAGACTCCCTGCCCTATCGCCCGTGCGCGGGCGTGATGCTCATCAACCGCGACGGGCAGGTGTTCGTCGGTCAGCGCATCGATAATGTGCTGGAAGCGTGGCAGATGCCACAGGGCGGGATCGATCCGGGCGAGGATGCGCAGGCCGCGGCGACGCGTGAATTGTGGGAAGAAACCGGGATAACCGTCGACAAGGTGACGTTGCTCGACGAGGCGCCCGACGACTTCTATTACGATCTCCCGCCCGAGATGATCGGCAAGGTCTGGAAAGGCAAGTACCGCGGGCAGCGGCAACGCTGGTTCCTGTTCCGCTTCGACGGCGAGGACAGCGACATCCAAATCGACACGCCGCACCCGGAGTTTCGCGCATGGCGCTGGGCCGCGCCTGCCGATCTTCCGCAGCTGATCGTGCCGTTCAAGGCGCAATTGTACCGCGACGTGCTCGCCGCCTTTGCCCCGCATCTGCAGGGTGGCGACGCGACGCCGCGCTGA
- a CDS encoding DUF481 domain-containing protein yields MLSVLIGTVCLAALPEPAIAQARRRVSTAGRVRRQTTLERPELEVEPVAITAPPLDVPEPVLNDVGVVLAKIPGPEISPEMRAMLDAAMQAGDEAGVDTLVKYARNGDPGSRDLVLRRATEWKEGRARARNERVRQASAFQLWSGRVEAGGFVSSGNSDVTGITGVADLTREGLRWRHRVMAQADFQRTAGVTSRERYALGYQPNYKLNDRGYIYGNGQYESDRFLGYFNRFSASVGAGYSVFRRNGLTLDIEVGPAFRQTDFTDRTMQGSIAARGSMELNWTLFSGLTATQSASGYWERYNSTIRSVSAIEAKLLGPLSARLSYTLQYESEPPAGRVTTDTTSRASLVYAF; encoded by the coding sequence ATGCTGTCGGTGTTGATCGGGACGGTGTGTCTCGCCGCGCTGCCGGAGCCGGCGATTGCGCAGGCCCGCCGCCGCGTGTCCACGGCGGGGCGCGTTCGGCGACAGACGACGCTTGAGCGACCGGAGCTGGAGGTGGAGCCGGTCGCTATCACCGCGCCCCCGCTCGACGTGCCCGAACCCGTGCTCAACGATGTCGGCGTCGTGTTGGCCAAGATCCCCGGGCCGGAAATCTCCCCGGAGATGCGCGCGATGCTGGATGCCGCAATGCAGGCCGGTGACGAAGCCGGCGTCGACACGCTCGTGAAATATGCGCGAAACGGCGATCCGGGGTCGCGCGATCTGGTGCTGCGCCGCGCCACCGAGTGGAAGGAAGGCCGCGCCCGCGCCCGCAACGAACGCGTGCGACAGGCCAGCGCGTTCCAGCTTTGGAGCGGACGCGTCGAGGCGGGCGGGTTCGTCTCGTCCGGCAATTCCGACGTCACCGGGATCACCGGCGTCGCCGACCTGACCCGCGAAGGCTTGCGCTGGCGGCACCGTGTCATGGCGCAGGCCGATTTCCAGCGCACGGCCGGCGTGACCAGCCGCGAACGCTATGCGCTCGGTTATCAGCCCAACTACAAGCTCAACGATCGCGGATATATCTACGGCAACGGGCAGTATGAATCCGACCGCTTCCTCGGCTATTTCAATCGTTTCTCCGCGTCGGTCGGCGCCGGCTACAGTGTGTTCCGCCGCAACGGCCTGACGCTCGACATCGAAGTGGGTCCTGCGTTTCGTCAGACCGACTTCACCGACCGGACGATGCAAGGCAGCATCGCAGCGCGCGGGAGCATGGAGCTGAACTGGACGCTGTTCAGCGGGCTGACCGCGACGCAGAGCGCCTCGGGCTATTGGGAACGCTATAACAGCACGATCCGCAGCGTCTCGGCGATCGAGGCGAAGCTGCTCGGGCCATTGTCGGCGCGGCTGTCGTACACGCTACAATATGAAAGCGAGCCGCCGGCCGGACGGGTGACGACCGATACGACCAGCCGCGCCTCATTGGTATACGCGTTCTGA
- a CDS encoding hydrolase, translated as MNILSSVERASLERIDAGAMLARVERWTAINSGTHNVAGCAAMAAALADAFAALPGEVELIEPTPTDSVGADGQVTPLAHGRHLRLSVRPDAPVRLLLTGHMDTVYPVDHPFQTSRWREPGVLNGPGVADMKGGLSLMLEALLAIEAGSSRLGYDVVINSDEETGSLSSASLLAQAAQGKVAALTYEPALPDGTLAGARGGTGNFSIVVRGRAAHAGRNPEDGRNAIVAASALAVRLHQERSPRLAVNPARIDGGGPNNVVPALAVLRVNFRPADAAEIARARASIDAAVAEIQAAHEVSVAVHGSFNRPPKPIDAGAARLFELVRGAGAALGQPIAWRDTGGVCDGNNIAACGVPVVDTMGARGGAIHSSDEFLIVDSLAERAALSAVTMLRLAEGALA; from the coding sequence ATGAACATACTTTCGTCCGTCGAACGGGCATCTCTGGAGAGGATCGACGCCGGCGCGATGCTGGCGCGGGTCGAGCGTTGGACGGCGATCAACAGCGGCACGCACAACGTCGCAGGTTGCGCGGCGATGGCGGCGGCGTTGGCGGATGCCTTTGCGGCGCTGCCGGGCGAGGTGGAGCTGATCGAGCCGACCCCAACCGACAGCGTCGGGGCTGATGGGCAGGTCACGCCGCTGGCGCATGGCCGACACCTGCGTCTGTCGGTCCGCCCCGATGCGCCGGTCCGGCTGTTGCTGACCGGACATATGGATACAGTCTATCCGGTCGATCACCCCTTCCAGACGTCGCGCTGGCGCGAGCCTGGCGTGCTCAACGGTCCCGGCGTGGCGGACATGAAGGGTGGATTGTCGCTGATGCTCGAAGCCTTGCTCGCGATCGAAGCAGGCTCGTCACGGCTCGGCTATGACGTAGTCATCAACTCGGACGAGGAAACCGGATCGCTGTCGTCCGCTTCATTGTTGGCCCAGGCGGCACAGGGCAAGGTCGCGGCGCTGACCTACGAGCCCGCGCTGCCCGACGGGACGCTGGCCGGGGCGCGGGGCGGAACCGGCAATTTCTCGATCGTCGTCCGCGGTCGCGCCGCCCATGCCGGGCGCAACCCGGAGGACGGGCGCAACGCGATCGTCGCCGCGAGCGCGCTGGCGGTGCGGCTGCATCAGGAACGCTCGCCGCGGCTGGCGGTCAACCCGGCCCGGATCGACGGCGGCGGACCCAACAACGTCGTCCCCGCCCTCGCGGTGCTCCGCGTCAACTTCCGCCCCGCCGATGCCGCTGAGATCGCCCGCGCGCGCGCCTCGATCGATGCCGCGGTCGCCGAGATCCAGGCAGCGCATGAGGTGAGCGTCGCGGTGCACGGCAGCTTCAACCGCCCGCCCAAGCCGATCGATGCGGGCGCGGCACGGCTCTTCGAACTGGTACGCGGTGCTGGCGCGGCCCTTGGCCAGCCGATCGCGTGGCGGGATACCGGCGGGGTCTGCGACGGCAACAACATCGCCGCGTGTGGCGTGCCGGTGGTCGACACGATGGGCGCACGCGGCGGCGCGATCCACTCCAGCGACGAATTCCTAATCGTCGACAGCCTTGCCGAGCGTGCCGCGCTGTCGGCGGTGACGATGTTGCGACTGGCCGAAG